The genomic stretch tacatttgtgtgtatgtgtgtaagtgagcTTTGTAAAGGTTCAGGTGGCATTAATGACAGGTgccagtgtaaataaatgtgtagtactttacatttgtgtgtatgtgtgtgtgtgtgtatgtgtgtagatgAGCTTTGTAAAGGTTCAGGTGGCATTAATGACAGGTgccagtgtaaataaatgtgaagtactttacatttgtgtgtatgtgtgtaggtgagcTCTGTAAAGGTTCAGGTGGCATTAATGACAGGTgccagtgtaaataaatgtgtagtactttacatttgtgtgtatgtgtgtagatgAGCTTTGTAAAGGTTCAGGTGGCATTAATGACAGGTgccagtgtaaataaatgtgtagtactttacatttgtgtgtatgtgtgtgtgtgtgtgtatgtgtgtagatgAGCTTTGTAAAGGTTCAGGTGGCATTAATGACAGGTgccagtgtaaataaatgtgtagtactttacatttgtgtgtatgtgtgtgtgtgtgtatgtgtgtagatgAGCTTTGTAAAGGTTCAGGTGGCATTAATGACAGGTACcagtgtaaataagtgtgtagtactttacatttgtgtgtatgtgtgtagatgAGCTCTGTAAAGGTTCAGGTGGCATTAATGACAGGTACCAGTGAAAATAAATCTGAAGtactttacatttgtgtgtatgtgtgtagatgAGCTTTGTAACGGTTAAGGTGGCATTAATGACAGGTGCCagtgaaaataaatgtgtagtactttacatttgtgtgtatgtgtgtaagtgagcTTTGTAAAGGTTCAGGTAGCATTAATGACAGGTgccagtgtaaataaatgtgtagtactttacatttgtgtgtatgtgtgtgtgtgtgtgtgtagatgagcTTTGTAAAGGTTCAGGTGGCATTAATGACAGGTGCCAGTGTAAATAAATCTGAAGtactttacatttgtgtgtatgtgtgtagatgGGCTTTGTAAAGGTTCAGGTAGCATTAATGACAGGTaccagtgtaaataaatgtgtagttctttacatttgtgtgtgtgtgtgtgtgtgtgtgtgtgtagaggagCTTTGTAAAGGTTAAGCTGGCATTAATAACAGGTGCCcgtgtaaataaatgtgaagtacttaacgtgtgtgtgtgtgtagatgatttttttctttttttaaatgcattttctccccattttcctcccgatttagcacactcaattttgtcttcagctgctgagagatgccagattgcatccgaggagagcacatcactgtacacgcctttttcgacacgtgtacagcccttctcttcttgcccctgcattctgcacagccgtctcttccgccaatcagggtccttacacagcgtatgaagacccacccacccacacatagtccggcccccaccctgcagatacggtggccaattagtatctgctgcaggcactgccaattatgcctgccagaaggcacccagccgaccggtggcaatatCGAGTTTCGAACTGGGGAGTttagaaactctgtgctggtgtgcaagcagaatatcccgctgcgccacctgggcgtgtAGATGAGCTTTGTAAAGGTTTAGGTGGCGTTAATGACAGGTGCCAGTGTAAATAAATTTGAAATGcatggtgtgggtgtgtgtatgagttcaAAGAATAGTTTGGCATTAATCACATGTATCAGAGTAAATGtgaagtgtatgtgtgtaggtaaTCTCTCTGAAGGATAAAGTGGCATTGATCACAGGAGCCAGTTCAGGGATTGGAGCTGGTACTGCCCTGCTGTTTGCCAGACTCGGAGCTCAGCTGGCATTGAATGGCAGAGACTTGAACAACCTCAGCAAAGTGGCTAAAGAATGTGAAGAGTGTAGCGGCAATAAGGTATAAATCCTGCACGTTCTGCTATTTCTGTCAAAGCATTACATACtgtacagttgcaatcagaaatattcatCCATTCCCTCTGCTTAAAGTGTATTATAATGATGTTTATAGAATATACTGAAAATATGCAAGATATTTCAATAAACAGATAAAGAATATTTACTGATACACGCAATTTAAGAACATATGTTTACAATATTGAGTTTAAATGACAAACATCAATGTCCATATGCATAATTATTTAACTCTCggcctcagtacttggtggaacctCTAATAAGTAATTTCAGTAAAtgttaacaagcttctgacacctctcttgtgAAATCTTTACCCATTCTTCTCATGCAAAAGCTTTCAGCacattgaggtttgatggctttcatgTTGCAACTGCTTTATTTAAATCCCTCATTAAAATGCCTTGCTATTTCTGTAAATACTTAATGCCATTTACACTCAAGATTCTCGATTCTTTTAGcagaaacatccccacatcatcgcTGCTGATTTGATAGAAGAGAGGTTCTAATCAATgtcctaaaataataaaacatatttgtAATGGGTGTACAAATGATACAGCAGATAAGTCGGTCATGCATGCTTGTTTGGCAATTTGACAGTCCCTTTTGGTGCCAGGAGACCTAACTGACGAAGATACAGTAAAAAAGACAGTTGAAGAGACCATTGCTCATTTTGGGCAACTGGATGTCCTTGTGAACAGTGCAGGTATCCTCGCGATGGGATCCATAGAGACCACAGACCTGGCACAATATGACAAGGTGATGAATGTCAATGTCAGGTAAGAGTTTTTATGTTTCCATAAAGTTTCTGTGCTGTTCTGTGTTAACAAACATTTTGCTTTTCACCGTTTAAagacttttctgcattaatttgtGTTTCAGATCAGTTTATTATCTGACTCACCTCTGTGTGCCACATCTGATTAAAACAAAGGGCTGCATCGTAAATGTGTCCAGCATAAATGGCCAAAGATCTGTAAGTCTGCGTTCTACCCAGAAATTGAattagtaaattacaagtaaaatTTAAGATACTACAATAGTAAACAATTATctttaacttttattctttCCTGAAGTTTCCTGGTGTGCTTGCATACTGCATGTCCAAGTCAGCCATTGACCAGTTCACACGATGTGTTGCTCTGGGTAGGAAAATCACTtgtattatttatctttaattatCATTTAGTCGTACTATGATCAGTTTTGATTCACGCTCAGTATCTCTTTTGTTAGAGTTGGCATCAAAGCAGGTTCGGGTGAATTCTGTTGGGTAAGTTGCATTTTGTTCGTTGATCATGTTATAAATGCTATGTTGTGTTCAGGAGTTTATTGTAATGTGTTTCTTTTACAGTCCTGGAGTCATTATCACAGAGGTCCATAAGCGTGCTGGTCTGGATGAAGAACAGTATAAACAGGTAAagcattataaaattataaagatTTTTACAGAAGTTGCAGAAAAAACTGTTTGAGAGAATGTGGTTAGTGCCCTGGCCAGGAGTCAGAGAGAGCCTAATTGCAGTTTGTTTCCTACTTGAACAGCAGCACTAGCTTATTCCCTCCACACATCAATAGTGTCTATTTATAGCaattttaaaaagacatttatTAATGTTCATAAACTACTTTTTTCCTTGCATGAACCTGGCTTGAGCTCTTGACCACACTGTAATTAGTAAACTGCTTGTGACCATTTGTAAAGAAATTTGAAATTGAAATTTCCTCTCCTTTGTAGTTCCTTGAAAAGTGTAAGATTACTCATGCACTTGGAAGACCAGGTGAGGTGGACGAAGTGGCTCACGCAATTGCCTTCCTGGCGTCAGATGCTGCTACCTTCATTACAGGTGTAAATCTCCCAGTGGACGGAGGTCGTCATGCCATGTGCCCACGGTAGTGCTTGATTACTGCAGCCTCAGAGTATCAAAGTTTTGATGGatggaaatgaaataaatattaacTGATATTAATGAATTGCTTGACAGAGATTTACTGTTGTTGTAGATTTCAACACAGTTTGATATTAGGagataagtacattttaaacacatgCACTGGGCCAGGTTTGCAAAACTATAGCCCTAGAAAGCTGGTATTTAGCAAAGCTGGTGACTTCCTAACTGACAGAAATCATATTAACTACCAGGTTTATTGGGTGTGATCAAGCAGGAAGCAACAAAATGTGCTGGCCACAGCTGGTACAGTGGAGAAAACAAATTGGGTTGTGAGGACTTTGAGTCTTTGGGTTTGAGTCTTGCATATTTTCCTGTTCTTAAGGAGTTTCACATGTCCCTTTAGTGTCTAGATGGGTTTCCTTTGCCtattctggttttctcccacattccaaaaacatgtagcaggagaattggctgctttaaattgcctAGGCGTAGGCAAAATGTGACTGAGTGTGTGATGCTGTGCCATTAATTAGCACCATGTTCAGGATGAATTTCATTCATGTGTCCAGTGTGGAAGTACCAGGATGAAGCGTTTAGTAACAATGAAGAACTGTATAAACATGTCCACCAATACACTTGATAGTACTGTAATACAGAATATAGGCAGGTTGGACAGTGGAGCAAATTTTAGTgtttataaaattaatttattctttGAAACAGATGTTTTGTAATTCACATGAATACATGgattaataaaacattcattgcAACATTCTATTAGAGCACATATATGCAGGCTGCCTCACTGGTGGTGGAATTAAAACCTCAGGGAttcttaattaaattattttaatgaaacATTATGTAGTGTCTACCGGGACCcagagtagttttttttttttactttgtataTACATTTGGCAGTGGTATGTCTGATAAAGCTAAAGTAAGCTGTTAGTGAACAGTGCGTTTTACATTTTCTATAATTTCAAACTATGCTAGATGTTTAATAGAAAGGTTTGGTTTGGTACCATACAAACAGTTAAAATTGTAGGTTTATGATCCCTggtgcttttaaaaaacaatactGCATTATTCTTCAATACAGACCATTATGAAAACACGACACTATGATAAAGGTTTCATGCGTATTTTGACAGGGTCCAGGTTCAACCTTTTATTACAGTAAGctttgttttaaatgtcaatAGAACAGCAGCTGTTGAATACAGTACAACGATTATTCAGACAAcaatacatacaggggttggacaatgaaactgaaacacctgtcattttagtgtgggaggtttcatggctaaattggaccagtctggtggccaatcttcattaattgcacattgcacccgtaagagcagagtgtgaaggttcaattagcagggtaagagcacagttttgctcaaaatattgcaatgcacacaacattatgggtgacataccagagttcaaaagaggacaaattgttggtgcacgtcttgctggcgcatctgtgaccaagacggacaaaccacatccaacaggattaactgtggacgcaagaggaagctgtctgaaagggatgttcgggtgctaacccggattgtatccaaaaaaacataaaaccacggctgcccaaatcacggcagaattaaatgtgcacctcaactctcctgtttccaccagaactgtccgtcaggagctccacagggtcaatatacacggccgggctgctatagccaaacctttggtcactcgtgccagtgccaaacgtcggtttcaatggtgcaaggagcgcaaatcttgggctgtggacaatgtgaaacatgtattgttctctgatgagtccacctttactgttttccccacatccgggagagttacggtgtggagaagccccaaagaagcgtaccacccagactgttgcatgcccagagtgaagcatgggggtggatcggtgatggtttgggctgccatatcatggcattcccttggcccaatacttgtgctagatgggcacgtcactgccaaggactacctaaccattctggaggaccatgtgcatccaatggttcaaacattgaatcctgaaggcggtgccgtgtatcaggatgacaatgcaccaatacacacagcaagactggtgaaagattggtttgatgaacatgaaagtgaagttgaacatctaccatggcctgcacagtcaccagatctaaatattattgagccactttggggtgttttggagaagcgagtcaggaaacgttttcctccaccagcatcatgtagtgacctggccactatcctgcaagaagaatggcttaaaatccctctgaccactgtgcaggacttgtatatgtcatttccaagacgaattgacgctgtattggccgcaaaaggaggccctacaccatactaataaattattgtggtctaaaaccaggtgtttcagtttcattgtccaacccctgtacaatGTAGTCCATATAATGCATACACGTTAGTTATTAGTGTAGCATCTGTGCCATATGTACAATATGATTTACAGTTTTATAGTAGGTTTAAGTCTttacacatacagtgccttgcaaaagtattcggcccccttgaacttttcaaccttttgccacatttcaggcttcaaacataacgatatcaaattgtaattttttgtgaagaatcaacaacaagtgggacacaatcgtgaagtggaacgaaatttattggatatttaaaaaaaaaatatgaaataaaaaactgaaaagtggggcgtgcaatattattcagcccccttgcgttaatactttgtagcgccaccttttgctgcgattacagctgcaagtcgcttggggtatgtctctatcagttttgcacatcgagagacagaaatttttgcccattcttccttgcaaaacagctcgagctcagtgaggttggatggagagcgtttgtgaacagcagttttcagctctttccacagattctcgatgggattcaggtctggactttgacttggccattctaacacctggatacgtttatttgtgaaccattccattgtagattttgctttatgttttggttcattgtcttgttggaagataaatctccgtcccagtctcaggtcttttgcagactgcaacaggttttcttccagaatggtcctgtatttggctccatccatcttcccatcaattttaaccatcttccctgtccctgctgaagaaaagcaggcccaaaccatgatgctgccaccaccatgtttgacagtggggatggtgtgttcagggtgatgagctgtgttgcttttacgccaaacataacgttttgcattgtggccaaaaagttcgattttggtttcatctgaccagagcaccttcttccacatgtttggtgtgtctcccaggtgactttttatggatatctttgagaaatggctttcttcttgccactcttccataaaggccagatttgtgcagtgtacgactgattgtgtcctatggacagagtctcccacctcagctgtagatctctgcagttcattcagagtgatcatgggcctcttggctgcatctctgatcagtcttctccttgtttgagctgaaattttagagggacggccgggtctttgtagatttgcagtggtctgatactccttccatttcaatatgatcgcttgcacagtgctccttgagatgtttaaagcttgggaaatctttttgtatccaaatccggctttaaacttctccacaacagtatctcggacctgcctggtgtgttccttggtcttcatgatgctctctgcgctttaaacagaactctgagactatcacagagcaggtgcatttatacggagacttgattacacacaggtggattctatttatcaccatcagtcatttaggtcaacattggatcattcagagatcctcactgaacttctggagtgagtttgctgcactgaaagtaaaggggccgaataatattgcacgccccactttttagttttttatttctaaaaaaagtttaaaatatccaataaatttcgttccacttcacgattgtgtcccacttgttgttgattcttcacaaaaaattacaatttgatatcgttatgtttgaagcctgaaatgtggcaaaaggttgaaaagttcaagggggccgaatacttttgcaaggcactgtatcttcAGTCCAAATAGTCTTTCCAGATTGAAACATTTAAACTGCTTCAATTAAACTGCCCTCATTGGCATTATCGAAACTGTTCTTGCCGTGGATCTGCTTGAGATGTTTGCGCAGTACAGGTTTGTGAGCAAACACCATTTCGCAGTAGTTGCATCGATGCGGTTTGTCTCCACTGTGCAGGTTTAGGTGGTCCAGCAGCGAACACTTCTGTGTGAACGTCTTGCCACAGATCTTGCACTGAAACGGCTTGATCCCAGCATGTACACGCATGTGCCTGTGCAggtttcctttctgtgtgaacgTCTTGCCACATAGTAGGCACATGAACAGCTTGTGCATCTTCAGGTGGTTGGCATAGTTCTCCAGCTGCCTGAAAACACGGGCACATTTTGGACACTGGTGGTACCACTGCATGCCTTTGTCGACGCCCCGGGAAAAACTCCAGACATTCTCCTTTCCTGAGCCGCTGGGACCAGGAGGTGAGAAGGAGTAGTCAAGAGCTGCATTGGAGGTCATCTCAGCAGGTCTTGTGTCTACTGTAGAGTTAATAAGCGAGTGCTGGGGTTCTGGGGAACGTAGAGCTGGGGAACGCGACGGGCAACTCTGAAAGCTTTGGGACATCTCCGGTATTCGATCGTCAATAGACTCCactttaatgatattaatagGGCTTTCCTCTGCTTGACATTTTCCTGAAGGATTCTGAAATATAGTAGAAGATCTTGGATCAAtgatcacatcatcatcattatcgtCATCAATCACTTTGTCTTCCTCTTCTTCATCGTCAAACACTGTCTGAATAATCGGTGCCTCTTGCGGCTGTGTAGTTACAGTGGAAGGCTGATTGGAACAAATTGAGTCTCTGATTTTATTTGGCTTGATAAACTTATTTAAAGCCTGTGTGCACTGCTCCACAATATGGCCCATCTGTAAGAAACTGGCCACAGTTAGATAGTGCACCAGTTCCAGTTCTGGGAACTCAAGTGTCCCTGTATAGCATGAGAGAAGCAGTCTCCGTCCAACCTCTGCATCCTGCAGTGTGGATATCTCCACCTCATGTGAATCCTGGAGAAAAAACTGGTCTCTGAGGAACGGAGAGCCAGCAGCAAATACGACTTTGTGACCGGGAATCTCAACATCATTGATGCGCACAATAACATCACAAAAACGTCTGTCTGTCCGAAGAACGTCCATCTTCTGTAGCATGGAATCGCCAAATGTGGCAAAACTGAACTGCAGAATGACTCCGTCCTGTGCCATCGTTTACCTGAAAAAGATGTACATTAGTCAAGCTGCAACATTTTCAACATCAGCTTACATTATATGCTTGTTTATGTTTTGAAACTTAGTTAACGGGCCCATATTTATTAGTAACTGTCCTGCTGACTTGTAAAACAAGTGATGAATTGTTCTATCAAAAAAGAATTAAGTCAATTGTCAACCCTAGCTAATCTGATTTGTGTGATAATTAAGCATGCATTAAGCTACATTAAGTATGTTAGTGTTTCGAACAGACTAAGGAGGAACTGCAAACCTTTTTAGGGttgtatatacacaatatatagccaaaagtatttggacacctgaccattaactTGTTgccatcccatttcaaaaacaaatggtatttggttacattcatgacaggaacggtagttactcattagttcatcagttcacaaggttatatcgaacagagtcatggacaatttagtgtctccaattcacctcacttgcatgtctttgggctgtgggaggaaaccggagcacctgaaggaaacccacacggacacagggagaacatgcaaacttcacacagaaaggacccggaccgcccaatctggggatcgaacccaagaccttcttgctgtgaggtgacagtgctacccacttagccatgcCGCCCCATTATACTGTAGTATTAAAGCCCATTATAACTAATACCAAACACAAATTCAAGCCACTGAGCTTTAAGGGCCTTGATCGAGGGCCCAAGAGCGGCAGCTTACCAGTGCTGGGGCTTAAACCCTCAACCCTTTGACTCAGTAGtaacaaagaaataaacattacaGGGTTTGTaatataaaagcaaataatgagAGTGTGTATTGGACATTATGCATCACGCACCCGTTTTCTGGAAAGCTTAATGTATAGTATTAGATTAATAAGATGAGGGGGGTTAACACATTGTGCATAGCAACAGGGCTactgtcagtaactgtatacctgTAAAGTGCACCTGTATTATAAAACAACGAGTGTAGGTTGTATAATGCCAATATGGACAATAATGAAATAgctgttttaaagtgttttaaatggAATTGAGTTCTAATGTGTAGAAGAACGAGTGCAACAGTTAAAACTGATTAAATACGGGTGACATATCCACCTAACTCCAGCCATGcagaaacataaataaacaatgctACGGATTAGCACGCTAGCTGGCCGCGGGAGTTACTGTTTTTGTTATAATTATCACACAGAAACAAATAAATGTTGTTCACGAACCCGATTATGGAAATGAAACATATTAACCAAACACATTAATTAAAGCGCGCTAACCGTTATTCGGGGAGGAATTTCCTTAACGACGGCTACATACAATTCCGCATACTACCATACTAAGTAGTATACTGAAACTacacatactagctagtacggTAGTGTGGCCTTACAGACAAACCCGTTGGTCATGTGGTAACGAATAACTGGGCGGTGCCAAACGCCGAACAATAGCGTTCCAAATAAAACTCTACACACTACGTAGGGTACAAATATAGTGTTCATAATCTATAGACCGTTTCAATGagggtaaacaataacaacgctactgcgcatgtcTGTTCCTTTCGCCTTGCCGGTAGCGCCAtttttaaacatccatccatctgtcaacATGACGAGCTCGTACTTTGCGAGTCTCCCGAACACGGAACAAACGCGATAttagcagaaatgaatgatagatCATCAAGTAACTTTACCAGCCCCTTTTGAGGAGAATTTAAGAAGTCAGTGTTTTTCCTCTGACCTAAAACGTTTTCCTGAGGTAACAGACCCAGCCGTGTATCACTACCCTGTTGAAACggagtgtgtttacaccagagagGCAGTGAAAGCACACCGCAGTTTGGAAgcatacaattaattattaaaatcattattgtgtcatctccccttttgtgtctgttgagctaagagccattataatatgataaaaatatgacaaaccacagggaattacttctcatctgaattagaacatattagctaatgctaaaactattttttatagcctaactggaaatacatgaaatattttacagtaagcacaACGTATtcataaatagtttatttactttttgtattacaaaagtagaaccatgtttctttacatgtcatttaataatgaagctaagctaattaagctgttaatataattccatatagtgaCATTTCCCCAAAATATAGTCCTATACAGTTATGGCTTTTACACCGTATTATAAGGggaatgtaaactttttaaggcttatgtttattctgtactattaatacaaatattaagcgcctgcgtattttaatacacgtaagctaaacgtcagggacaagacaccATGAGAACAGCGTTCAACTGAGTACATTTGTTcacaatatttattatgaaataatatacagtatattacatttattataagagtTGATGGTGGGTATCCAGCCGTCTCTATTTATAGCAGCAATCCAAGCGTTTCGCTGTGCGTTCTTTTGGAAATCTGTTCACCTTTATTTCTGAAAGCAAGTTTGTACCCGGCCTGAGGGAACATCCGCCAACCGAACAACATGGTCCTAACTTTAATTTAGACATACTGTCAATAAATCAGACCTGAACTAGCGCAAAACAATTGAAGCAGTTGTGGTCAATCGCTGTTGTTCTGAGCGCTGT from Trichomycterus rosablanca isolate fTriRos1 chromosome 21, fTriRos1.hap1, whole genome shotgun sequence encodes the following:
- the zgc:101858 gene encoding 3-oxoacyl-[acyl-carrier-protein] reductase FabG, whose translation is MAAADAYKVISLKDKVALITGASSGIGAGTALLFARLGAQLALNGRDLNNLSKVAKECEECSGNKSLLVPGDLTDEDTVKKTVEETIAHFGQLDVLVNSAGILAMGSIETTDLAQYDKVMNVNVRSVYYLTHLCVPHLIKTKGCIVNVSSINGQRSFPGVLAYCMSKSAIDQFTRCVALELASKQVRVNSVGPGVIITEVHKRAGLDEEQYKQFLEKCKITHALGRPGEVDEVAHAIAFLASDAATFITGVNLPVDGGRHAMCPR
- the zbtb26 gene encoding zinc finger and BTB domain-containing protein 26, which gives rise to MAQDGVILQFSFATFGDSMLQKMDVLRTDRRFCDVIVRINDVEIPGHKVVFAAGSPFLRDQFFLQDSHEVEISTLQDAEVGRRLLLSCYTGTLEFPELELVHYLTVASFLQMGHIVEQCTQALNKFIKPNKIRDSICSNQPSTVTTQPQEAPIIQTVFDDEEEEDKVIDDDNDDDVIIDPRSSTIFQNPSGKCQAEESPINIIKVESIDDRIPEMSQSFQSCPSRSPALRSPEPQHSLINSTVDTRPAEMTSNAALDYSFSPPGPSGSGKENVWSFSRGVDKGMQWYHQCPKCARVFRQLENYANHLKMHKLFMCLLCGKTFTQKGNLHRHMRVHAGIKPFQCKICGKTFTQKCSLLDHLNLHSGDKPHRCNYCEMVFAHKPVLRKHLKQIHGKNSFDNANEGSLIEAV